From one Nonomuraea polychroma genomic stretch:
- a CDS encoding PP2C family protein-serine/threonine phosphatase: MTGRVPESRKVVVDRSEGFGERLLGQLLDRAHAMPPQLIAPLVAEEVRRIGGRDVSILLQDYDQVMLVPLPGRGLKGGDPLPIDGTWAGEAFVSETRVEHPVADGIRMFLPLLDGSDEVGVMALTLSRVDDDDRRLLRRLAGLVADMLVTKNSYTDQFFRARRREPMSVSAEIQWSLLPPLSMAIPQVAVAGIMEPAYDVAGDSLDYALNDEILHMAVIDAMGHGLNAAVLATVAIGAYRHARRANVGLAELYEFMDTAINEQFGPDQFVTAQMARLDIGSGSLEWVNAGHPAPLLIRDNRVIEALEGAGTLPVGFGGAAPQINTRQLVRHDRVLFYTDGLVEEHESGGEQFGEKRLINTIEHVGPMTRTVQQMVRSLSHTLMRQRKGTTTDDASIFLVEWCGGTADHLAEVNI, translated from the coding sequence ACGGGACGTGTGCCGGAGAGCCGCAAGGTTGTGGTGGACCGGTCAGAAGGCTTCGGCGAGCGGCTGCTGGGGCAGTTGCTGGACCGGGCTCACGCTATGCCACCACAGCTCATCGCTCCGCTGGTGGCGGAGGAGGTGCGCAGGATCGGTGGCCGGGATGTGTCGATCCTGCTGCAGGACTATGACCAGGTGATGTTGGTGCCGCTGCCGGGCAGGGGGCTCAAGGGCGGCGATCCCCTGCCCATTGACGGGACATGGGCAGGTGAGGCTTTTGTCAGCGAGACGAGGGTGGAACATCCGGTGGCCGACGGCATCCGGATGTTCCTGCCGCTGCTTGACGGCAGTGACGAGGTCGGGGTGATGGCACTGACCCTCAGCAGGGTCGACGACGACGACCGCCGATTGCTGCGACGGCTGGCCGGCCTGGTCGCCGATATGCTCGTCACGAAGAACAGCTATACAGACCAGTTCTTCCGGGCACGGCGCCGCGAGCCGATGAGCGTGTCCGCGGAGATCCAGTGGTCGCTGTTGCCCCCGTTGTCCATGGCCATCCCGCAGGTCGCGGTCGCCGGAATCATGGAGCCCGCCTACGACGTCGCCGGGGACAGCTTGGACTACGCTCTCAACGACGAAATCCTGCACATGGCCGTCATCGACGCGATGGGCCATGGCCTGAACGCCGCCGTGCTGGCGACCGTGGCCATTGGCGCCTACCGGCACGCCAGGCGGGCCAACGTCGGGCTTGCCGAATTGTACGAATTCATGGATACCGCCATCAACGAACAGTTCGGCCCCGACCAGTTCGTCACGGCACAGATGGCGCGTCTGGACATCGGGTCGGGTTCCTTGGAATGGGTCAACGCAGGGCACCCGGCGCCGTTGCTGATCCGCGATAACAGGGTCATCGAGGCGTTGGAGGGTGCGGGCACCCTACCGGTCGGCTTTGGCGGTGCCGCCCCGCAGATCAACACGCGCCAGCTCGTGCGTCACGATCGGGTGCTGTTCTACACCGATGGTCTCGTCGAAGAGCACGAGAGCGGCGGTGAGCAGTTCGGCGAAAAACGTCTGATCAACACCATCGAGCACGTCGGGCCCATGACGAGAACCGTGCAGCAGATGGTACGAAGCCTTTCTCACACACTGATGCGCCAGAGGAAGGGGACGACAACTGATGACGCGAGCATCTTCCTGGTCGAATGGTGCGGCGGGACCGCCGACCACCTCGCCGAGGTCAACATCTGA